The Flammeovirga agarivorans genome has a window encoding:
- a CDS encoding sulfatase, which yields MKYNTLFHRIITTGVLLLFSTLIFAQEKPNIVFIMCDDLNDYQGVFGGHPQAKTPNIDKLAKLGTRFTNAQSNIPVCQPSRNSLFTGVYPHDSQDFGWVPHFKQKVLKNNKTFVQVLHENGYKTLGSGKLLHKNEEEIWSEWGLNVKHNYGPFAFDGEKLSVHPDVPEPYRSIGPIDGSYGRLSDMGQIVEGWNKKPVKYNNDNDRDLLYDEKHAQWAVNQLKELAKAKDAEPFFLGVGFVRPHTPLHAPDKYFDMFPIDEIELDQWKPNDKDDTFFEEIMGKDKKGPKYYRQLVESYGGDRELAIKHFLQAYLACVAFVDDQIGKVVDQIEKSSLKNNTIIVFTADHGWQMGEKDYLFKNSPWEESCRIPMIIKSPKGKKGQAIAQPVSLIDVYPTILDYANIDASNKKSSEGAEIGGYSMKGFVDGGKKFEWQGPNGALSVVGVYGAYGKTYEVAAQNYSYRTENFRYIHYTNGEEELYDHSKDPYEWTNVAKDKKYAKELKQLRKEVNNIIGVNFQ from the coding sequence ATGAAATACAATACACTCTTTCATAGAATTATTACTACAGGTGTACTACTACTTTTTTCAACATTAATATTTGCTCAGGAGAAGCCGAATATTGTGTTTATTATGTGTGATGACCTAAATGATTATCAAGGGGTTTTTGGTGGACATCCACAGGCAAAAACACCCAATATCGATAAACTAGCAAAGCTTGGAACAAGATTTACAAATGCACAATCGAATATACCAGTATGCCAACCCTCAAGAAATAGTTTGTTTACAGGTGTATACCCGCATGATTCTCAGGATTTTGGATGGGTACCACACTTCAAGCAAAAAGTACTTAAAAACAACAAAACATTTGTTCAGGTTTTACATGAAAATGGATATAAAACATTAGGTTCAGGAAAGCTTTTACATAAAAATGAAGAAGAAATATGGTCAGAATGGGGACTTAATGTAAAGCACAATTATGGGCCATTTGCATTTGATGGAGAAAAATTATCCGTACATCCCGATGTACCCGAACCGTATCGTTCTATAGGGCCTATTGATGGTTCTTATGGGCGTCTATCAGATATGGGACAAATCGTTGAAGGTTGGAACAAAAAACCTGTCAAGTACAATAACGATAATGATAGAGACCTTTTGTATGATGAAAAACATGCACAATGGGCAGTAAATCAACTGAAAGAACTTGCCAAAGCGAAAGATGCCGAGCCATTCTTTTTGGGAGTGGGTTTTGTTAGACCTCATACCCCGCTTCATGCTCCTGATAAATACTTCGATATGTTTCCAATTGATGAAATTGAATTAGACCAATGGAAACCCAATGACAAGGACGATACCTTCTTTGAAGAAATTATGGGTAAAGACAAAAAAGGTCCTAAATATTACCGTCAATTAGTTGAATCTTATGGAGGTGATAGAGAATTAGCGATAAAGCATTTCTTACAAGCCTATTTAGCTTGTGTTGCCTTTGTAGACGATCAAATTGGTAAAGTGGTGGATCAAATAGAAAAGTCATCTTTAAAAAATAATACAATTATCGTTTTTACAGCTGATCATGGATGGCAAATGGGCGAAAAGGATTACCTTTTCAAAAACTCGCCTTGGGAAGAAAGCTGTAGAATTCCTATGATTATCAAATCACCGAAAGGAAAGAAAGGACAAGCGATCGCACAACCTGTTTCTTTAATTGATGTTTATCCTACCATTTTAGATTATGCAAACATCGATGCATCGAATAAAAAATCTTCTGAAGGAGCTGAGATTGGAGGCTATTCGATGAAAGGTTTTGTAGATGGAGGTAAGAAGTTTGAATGGCAGGGACCTAATGGTGCATTAAGTGTAGTTGGTGTGTATGGAGCTTATGGTAAAACCTATGAAGTGGCTGCACAGAATTATTCTTATAGAACTGAAAATTTCAGATACATACATTACACAAATGGAGAAGAGGAATTATATGATCATTCTAAAGATCCATACGAGTGGACAAATGTGGCAAAGGATAAGAAATATGCCAAAGAATTAAAGCAATTAAGAAAAGAAGTGAACAACATTATCGGAGTAAACTTTCAATAG
- a CDS encoding sulfatase family protein yields the protein MNKIFKLVAAFTLLLSVNVGYAQNQRPNIIWVMLEDVSLDTESYGMKGVKTPNMNALAEEGTQYYNCFGTASICSTNRSSMIIGTHQLKTNTMHHRSNREIDLIDPYKPFTYWLKKAGYTTILGHNKVKQKGRKTDFNFNYKPVGDWDKDKGVFDRFGVAENNGQPFFQQITLHVTHRGDWWDKVRKQSKHPVDPASVELPPYYADDPRIRLDWAKYLDQMEYADDEIGMLVQELKDKGLYENTAIIIIGDNGRCNVRGKGYLFDPALRIPLIVKWPSGFEKKTNTNAIISSTDITATILDIAGVDIPDYMTGQSFIADDFDREEVFSYRGLWDEIMESSYAISNEKYRYIRNDHPEIPYDAKQAYLEFYRPAVHVMRALKAEGKLDEFQSAFFETKPQEELYDLENDPMEKNNLVNDPKYKKLLKSMRKQVASYKKAMKSDSDVYEPVIANAVEVLQMVKDKHPEEYQKMLDGEEIGFYKYVQEYKKSMMK from the coding sequence ATGAATAAAATATTTAAACTAGTAGCTGCCTTTACCTTACTATTATCTGTAAATGTTGGCTATGCTCAAAACCAGCGACCTAACATTATCTGGGTGATGTTGGAAGATGTGTCTTTAGATACAGAGAGTTATGGAATGAAAGGAGTGAAAACTCCAAATATGAATGCTTTAGCAGAAGAAGGAACACAATATTATAACTGTTTTGGAACCGCATCGATTTGTTCTACAAACAGATCTTCGATGATCATTGGTACGCATCAATTAAAGACCAATACGATGCACCATAGAAGCAATAGAGAGATAGATCTTATCGACCCTTACAAGCCGTTTACTTATTGGTTGAAAAAGGCAGGGTATACAACTATTCTAGGGCATAATAAAGTAAAGCAAAAAGGAAGAAAAACCGATTTCAACTTCAATTATAAACCTGTTGGCGATTGGGATAAAGATAAAGGAGTTTTTGATCGTTTTGGTGTTGCTGAAAATAATGGTCAGCCATTTTTCCAACAAATTACTTTGCATGTGACACACAGAGGTGATTGGTGGGATAAAGTAAGAAAGCAATCAAAACACCCTGTAGACCCTGCAAGCGTTGAGCTTCCACCATATTATGCTGATGATCCAAGAATCCGCTTAGATTGGGCCAAGTACTTAGATCAGATGGAATATGCAGATGATGAGATTGGTATGTTGGTGCAAGAACTTAAAGATAAAGGGCTATACGAAAATACTGCAATTATCATTATTGGTGATAATGGACGCTGTAATGTTAGAGGAAAAGGCTATCTATTTGATCCTGCCTTAAGAATTCCACTTATCGTAAAATGGCCTTCAGGTTTCGAAAAGAAGACCAATACAAATGCAATTATTAGTAGTACAGATATAACTGCTACAATTCTAGATATCGCTGGGGTCGACATCCCAGATTACATGACAGGACAATCGTTTATTGCAGATGATTTTGATAGGGAAGAAGTATTCTCTTATAGAGGATTATGGGATGAGATTATGGAATCATCATATGCGATTTCGAATGAAAAATACCGTTACATAAGAAATGATCATCCTGAGATTCCTTATGATGCAAAACAAGCCTATTTAGAATTTTACCGTCCTGCAGTGCATGTGATGAGAGCTTTAAAGGCAGAAGGAAAATTGGATGAATTCCAATCTGCATTCTTTGAGACAAAACCTCAGGAAGAATTATATGACCTGGAAAATGACCCAATGGAAAAGAACAATTTGGTCAATGATCCGAAATATAAGAAATTACTTAAATCGATGAGAAAGCAGGTAGCATCATATAAAAAGGCCATGAAATCTGACAGTGATGTATACGAACCTGTAATTGCTAATGCAGTTGAAGTACTTCAAATGGTAAAAGACAAACATCCTGAAGAATATCAGAAAATGCTGGATGGCGAAGAAATTGGTTTCTACAAGTACGTTCAGGAATATAAAAAATCGATGATGAAGTAG
- a CDS encoding beta propeller repeat protein → MKKTLLSNILLLVASLLFAQESVDFSKLDHTRIESISTVNWQQFGPGGSGNNYHIYWHPTDVNTVYQGPNMGNSYRSTDRGETYEGIMDPDGPSYRTRRRGPVEIYAPDFSRQDENFGICTIEDANYIYFTFDKGKTWKINELVSAQFENIHVNTIKVDPTDDNVWYAGSGNIRDSNHFFHTNKHPHGVFGSKVKVGKAGHGNDGNPDYGHQARIWKSTNKGETWKNITPKGIDPRAQITRIFVHPARPQTVFAGTTFGLYKSENGGKSWKQKVKNGMDNDIIRSMDMYYDPTSKKVILYAIDLVKYIPNGNTIAYNGGVYKSEDEGDSWININSDMPINKAILKNPNIQKGYYKFALGKWFGITASEAKEKYPKAPDQLMHSVSMIRVNPTNPNHLLVINNYKSQFTFPGGMLWRSDDGGKHWYVTLRNGKDWNGRDKANWETRNNPTKINVDWIGQDEWEERDAYDRKAGAVAEFNADGSTIMYQVAKIVCVSNDNGDTWLENDEQETKPGNHHWVGAGNSNLPGEEIIQDERIKDHIYLCAGENSIFKTTNDGDLVRKGAQAVYKISIPNKQKPEECSVGTMAIDPNDVNHMYALHFRQAYFGQLMETKDGGKNWAPKGRIFDPNKLGNPLNMIIHQSHLRIDPTETEHLYFVIPKKRVVHNVKFKGGKFKDFGIYTSKDGGVTFEVINNGLPKNGHVQKIEFDEHNKGELYAAVMGTQKQVGGLYKLNKKSTTWEKVHLPKGIVSVHDIHFSKDKKLYITAGTFDGTVKNGGVWVRSNNNWKQVLPYKFASLVTTAKYDPNIILAAIPSDGTMGMMNPGIYRSLDGGKTWKKINAGNIQSDRINALEIDYHKKGVYYCSTYGAGYYIAYDKEIMQ, encoded by the coding sequence ATGAAAAAGACATTACTTTCCAATATATTACTATTGGTTGCTTCTCTACTTTTTGCTCAAGAATCAGTAGATTTCTCGAAGCTGGATCATACACGCATTGAGTCCATCTCTACGGTAAATTGGCAACAATTTGGTCCCGGTGGTTCAGGGAATAATTACCATATTTATTGGCATCCCACCGACGTTAACACTGTATACCAAGGGCCCAATATGGGTAACTCTTACCGCTCAACAGACAGAGGAGAAACCTATGAAGGAATTATGGATCCGGATGGACCGTCTTACAGAACGCGTAGAAGAGGTCCAGTAGAAATCTATGCTCCAGATTTTTCCAGACAGGATGAGAATTTCGGCATTTGCACTATTGAAGATGCTAATTATATTTATTTCACTTTCGACAAAGGTAAAACATGGAAAATCAATGAATTGGTAAGTGCTCAATTTGAGAATATCCATGTAAATACCATCAAAGTGGATCCAACTGATGACAATGTTTGGTACGCAGGTTCTGGTAATATTCGAGACAGTAACCACTTCTTTCACACCAACAAGCATCCACATGGTGTTTTTGGTTCAAAAGTAAAAGTTGGGAAAGCCGGACATGGAAATGATGGCAACCCAGATTATGGACATCAGGCAAGAATATGGAAGAGCACTAACAAAGGGGAAACTTGGAAAAACATTACCCCAAAAGGCATTGATCCAAGAGCACAAATCACTAGAATTTTTGTTCACCCTGCCCGCCCTCAAACGGTATTTGCAGGTACTACTTTTGGTTTATACAAATCTGAAAACGGGGGTAAATCATGGAAGCAGAAAGTTAAAAATGGAATGGACAATGATATCATCCGCTCAATGGATATGTATTATGATCCGACCTCTAAGAAAGTGATTTTGTATGCCATCGATCTAGTAAAGTATATTCCAAATGGTAATACGATTGCATACAATGGCGGTGTGTACAAAAGTGAAGATGAAGGCGATTCTTGGATCAATATCAACTCAGATATGCCAATCAATAAAGCAATTCTTAAAAACCCTAACATCCAAAAAGGGTATTATAAATTTGCATTAGGTAAATGGTTTGGCATCACAGCCTCGGAGGCGAAAGAAAAGTACCCGAAGGCTCCAGATCAACTGATGCATTCTGTAAGTATGATCAGAGTCAATCCAACAAATCCGAATCACCTATTAGTGATCAATAACTACAAATCTCAGTTTACTTTTCCAGGAGGAATGCTTTGGCGTTCAGATGACGGTGGTAAGCATTGGTATGTTACACTAAGAAACGGTAAAGATTGGAACGGTAGAGATAAAGCAAATTGGGAAACCAGAAATAACCCTACCAAAATCAATGTTGATTGGATTGGACAAGACGAATGGGAAGAAAGAGATGCCTACGATCGAAAAGCAGGTGCTGTAGCTGAGTTTAACGCAGACGGTTCAACAATCATGTATCAGGTTGCAAAGATTGTTTGTGTTTCTAATGATAATGGTGATACATGGCTAGAAAATGATGAACAAGAAACGAAACCTGGTAATCACCATTGGGTGGGAGCGGGTAATAGTAACTTACCTGGTGAGGAAATTATCCAAGACGAAAGAATAAAGGATCACATTTACCTTTGTGCTGGAGAAAACTCTATTTTCAAAACAACAAATGATGGAGACCTTGTAAGAAAAGGTGCTCAGGCAGTATATAAAATCAGTATTCCGAATAAACAAAAGCCCGAAGAATGTTCTGTGGGTACCATGGCCATCGACCCAAATGATGTTAACCATATGTATGCTTTACATTTTAGACAAGCCTATTTTGGTCAACTCATGGAGACAAAAGATGGTGGAAAAAATTGGGCTCCTAAAGGAAGAATATTTGATCCTAATAAATTAGGTAATCCACTGAATATGATCATTCATCAAAGTCACTTAAGAATCGATCCAACAGAAACAGAGCATTTGTACTTTGTGATTCCTAAGAAAAGAGTAGTGCATAATGTAAAGTTCAAAGGAGGAAAATTTAAAGACTTTGGTATTTACACTTCAAAAGATGGAGGAGTAACTTTTGAGGTCATTAATAATGGCTTACCAAAAAATGGTCATGTTCAGAAAATTGAATTCGATGAACATAACAAGGGTGAGTTGTATGCTGCTGTAATGGGAACACAAAAGCAAGTCGGTGGACTATATAAGCTAAACAAGAAAAGCACTACTTGGGAAAAAGTTCACCTACCAAAAGGTATTGTAAGTGTACATGATATTCATTTCTCAAAGGATAAAAAACTATATATCACTGCTGGTACTTTTGATGGTACAGTTAAAAATGGTGGTGTATGGGTTAGATCAAATAACAATTGGAAGCAGGTTTTACCTTATAAATTTGCAAGCTTAGTTACTACAGCTAAATATGATCCTAACATCATTCTTGCTGCTATCCCTTCTGATGGAACAATGGGTATGATGAACCCAGGTATTTACAGATCATTGGATGGTGGTAAAACTTGGAAAAAGATAAATGCAGGTAATATTCAATCGGATAGAATCAATGCCTTAGAAATTGACTATCATAAGAAAGGTGTTTACTACTGCTCTACTTATGGAGCTGGATACTATATCGCTTATGATAAAGAAATTATGCAGTAA
- a CDS encoding sulfatase family protein translates to MKLKYILQWVIFFGTIGTLSAQEDQRPNIIFLLSDDHTSIATGCYGNDQVVTPNMDKLAETGVQFMNHYNTTSICMASRAIYMTGMFEYKTGCNFEHGPMKKATFQQSFPMLLKDAGYFTGFAGKFGFAVSDGTDPSDKTWDVLPVDEFDVWAGGLGQTKYQTGRNKYLKKYADKYPHSTRAYAAWAHDFILEAKDSGKPFCMSISFKAPHLPFTPDVYFDAVYEGKTYKKPANYGAENATHIAPQAKTGRQYKQYEFWRDTEENYQEAIKRYNQLIHGVDYAIGMIRKSLEELGVDDNTIIIYAGDNGYSCGAHNLGGKVLPYEEPSKSPLLIYDPRMTSKGGKRETITSSIDIAPTILTMAGITVPNHIDGENLIPLMQKKKGIKRDHIPLMNFFGNDEIQEMAVVTKDWKYIYWQYEDERMQPTEELYYIGKDRLEMTNVISEKKYKKQLNKMRTLYDAQVKQLKDNAVPYHDYQKYGVLFDRNSSIEDKQPYLRGTYEEQMKGKTPKNHFN, encoded by the coding sequence ATGAAACTAAAATATATACTTCAATGGGTCATTTTTTTTGGTACGATAGGGACACTATCTGCTCAAGAAGACCAACGTCCAAATATCATTTTTCTTCTATCTGACGATCATACTAGTATCGCTACAGGCTGTTATGGAAATGATCAGGTAGTTACACCAAATATGGATAAGTTGGCCGAAACAGGTGTTCAGTTTATGAACCACTACAACACCACTTCTATCTGTATGGCAAGTAGAGCCATTTATATGACAGGCATGTTTGAATACAAAACTGGTTGTAATTTTGAACACGGGCCAATGAAAAAAGCTACCTTCCAACAATCTTTTCCTATGCTGCTAAAAGATGCCGGTTACTTTACAGGTTTTGCCGGAAAATTTGGTTTCGCAGTGTCTGATGGAACAGATCCTTCTGATAAAACATGGGATGTACTTCCTGTAGACGAGTTTGATGTATGGGCAGGTGGATTAGGTCAAACCAAATATCAAACAGGAAGAAATAAATACCTAAAAAAATACGCGGATAAATATCCTCACAGTACAAGGGCTTACGCTGCTTGGGCACATGATTTTATTCTTGAAGCAAAAGATTCAGGCAAGCCTTTTTGTATGTCTATTAGCTTTAAGGCTCCACATTTACCTTTTACACCTGATGTATATTTTGATGCAGTATATGAAGGTAAAACCTATAAAAAACCTGCTAACTATGGTGCTGAAAATGCCACTCATATTGCTCCTCAGGCAAAAACAGGGAGACAATACAAACAATATGAGTTTTGGAGAGATACTGAAGAAAACTACCAAGAGGCCATCAAACGTTATAACCAACTTATACATGGTGTGGATTATGCAATTGGTATGATCCGTAAATCTTTAGAAGAACTTGGTGTAGATGATAATACCATCATTATCTATGCAGGTGATAATGGATATAGCTGTGGTGCTCATAACTTAGGAGGAAAAGTACTTCCTTATGAAGAACCATCAAAATCTCCATTGCTCATTTATGATCCAAGAATGACCTCAAAAGGTGGAAAAAGAGAGACCATTACCTCAAGTATTGATATAGCCCCTACTATTCTAACTATGGCAGGAATAACAGTACCCAACCATATTGATGGAGAAAACCTTATTCCATTGATGCAAAAGAAAAAGGGAATTAAAAGAGACCATATTCCTTTAATGAACTTCTTTGGAAATGATGAAATTCAAGAAATGGCAGTAGTGACAAAAGATTGGAAATACATCTATTGGCAGTATGAAGACGAAAGAATGCAACCTACTGAAGAACTATATTATATTGGAAAAGATCGCTTAGAAATGACCAATGTGATTTCTGAAAAAAAATACAAAAAGCAATTAAACAAGATGAGGACTTTGTACGATGCTCAAGTAAAGCAATTGAAAGACAACGCTGTACCTTATCATGATTATCAAAAATATGGTGTGCTATTCGACAGAAATTCTTCCATTGAAGATAAACAGCCTTACCTAAGAGGCACTTATGAAGAACAAATGAAGGGAAAGACTCCCAAGAATCACTTTAATTAA
- a CDS encoding arylsulfatase: MKKWNKFLFGLIAFMAFHQNAQSDDKKPTNKPNVIIIITDDQGYGDIAAHGNKIIKTPAMDRLRNQGVAFDNFHAGSTCAPSRSALMTGMEGHRAGVWHTIAGCNLLREKFTAMPQVFQDNGYATALFGKWHLGDAYPYLPENRGFETALYHSAGGIGQTPDFWDNDYFDDVYLRNGKPEQFEGYCTDVFFDEAMKYIEEKKDQPFFLYLSTNAPHGPLNVPEEYYNLYKDEEELLDFQKAYYGMITNIDDNITRLEKKLKELKLIDNTILIFTTDNGSQYGWRNIKGKEYGFNANMRGLKSSQYDGGHRVPFFMYWKNGKLKKGKSIDQLVMSYDVLPTLIDLCDLEQPKETQYDGKTVSPLIFGEGKNWPNRYAVLDKNKTQHPVKWKLSAVMDNDWRLINGKELYNIREDVGQENDIASSHPEKVKEMRNAYEKWWEHVSKDFSKFEYYKVGVDGIDETALTVHDIHSDKPLAWNQDLIRDPLSGKKPALTDDGFWTIDIQQEGYYTVTLARWPKEADLQFDSKVEALGITKPWYIARPEGRVIPLKKAMLEIDALRVYQDVDMSSKGTSFRVYLNEGKARLVGKFTDEDNKDISAFYVYISKEK, from the coding sequence ATGAAAAAATGGAATAAATTTCTATTTGGCTTGATTGCTTTTATGGCTTTCCATCAAAACGCTCAGTCAGATGATAAAAAACCAACAAACAAACCAAATGTTATTATAATTATAACCGACGATCAAGGGTATGGTGATATTGCCGCTCATGGAAATAAAATTATCAAAACTCCAGCGATGGATAGGCTAAGAAACCAAGGTGTTGCCTTTGATAACTTTCATGCAGGTTCCACATGTGCTCCATCAAGATCTGCATTAATGACAGGTATGGAAGGCCACAGAGCAGGTGTTTGGCATACGATTGCCGGTTGTAACTTATTGAGAGAAAAGTTTACAGCTATGCCTCAAGTGTTCCAAGATAATGGATATGCTACAGCCTTATTTGGTAAATGGCATTTAGGAGATGCTTACCCTTATTTACCAGAAAATAGAGGTTTTGAAACAGCATTATATCACAGTGCAGGTGGTATCGGACAAACTCCCGATTTCTGGGATAATGATTACTTTGATGATGTGTACTTAAGAAATGGAAAACCAGAACAATTTGAAGGGTATTGTACTGATGTGTTCTTCGATGAAGCAATGAAATATATTGAAGAGAAAAAAGATCAACCTTTCTTTCTTTATCTTTCCACCAATGCTCCACATGGCCCACTAAATGTACCAGAAGAATACTATAATCTATATAAAGACGAAGAAGAGCTATTAGATTTTCAAAAGGCATATTATGGGATGATCACGAACATCGACGATAATATTACAAGATTAGAAAAGAAACTCAAGGAATTAAAACTTATAGATAATACTATCCTGATCTTTACTACAGATAATGGATCCCAATATGGTTGGAGAAATATCAAAGGAAAAGAATACGGTTTTAATGCCAATATGAGGGGATTGAAAAGCTCTCAATACGATGGAGGACACAGAGTTCCATTTTTTATGTATTGGAAAAATGGAAAGTTGAAAAAAGGAAAATCCATTGATCAATTGGTCATGAGTTATGATGTTCTTCCTACTCTCATCGACCTTTGTGATTTAGAACAGCCAAAAGAAACTCAATACGATGGAAAAACAGTCTCTCCTTTAATTTTTGGGGAAGGAAAGAACTGGCCAAATCGATATGCTGTATTGGATAAGAATAAAACACAGCATCCCGTTAAATGGAAACTTAGTGCTGTCATGGATAATGATTGGCGACTCATCAACGGAAAGGAATTGTACAATATCAGAGAGGACGTAGGGCAAGAAAATGATATCGCTTCATCGCATCCAGAAAAAGTAAAGGAAATGAGAAATGCTTATGAAAAATGGTGGGAGCATGTTTCCAAAGACTTCAGTAAATTTGAATATTATAAGGTGGGTGTAGATGGCATCGATGAAACCGCATTAACAGTACATGATATCCATTCTGATAAACCTCTAGCATGGAATCAAGACTTAATTAGAGATCCTTTGAGTGGTAAAAAGCCAGCTCTAACAGATGATGGCTTTTGGACAATCGATATACAACAAGAAGGATATTATACAGTCACTTTAGCTCGTTGGCCTAAAGAAGCTGATTTGCAGTTTGATTCAAAAGTAGAGGCTTTAGGGATAACAAAACCTTGGTATATTGCTCGCCCAGAAGGAAGAGTGATACCACTTAAAAAAGCGATGCTAGAAATTGATGCATTAAGAGTGTATCAGGATGTCGATATGTCTTCAAAAGGAACTTCATTTCGAGTATACCTAAATGAGGGAAAAGCTAGATTGGTAGGGAAATTTACCGATGAAGACAACAAAGACATTTCTGCATTTTATGTTTACATATCAAAAGAGAAATAA
- a CDS encoding DUF523 domain-containing protein, with protein sequence MKPKYIISSCLVGVKCRYNATCSNTVNLVDMIDSGEAIPVCPEVIAGLPTPREPVEIQQTDDGLKVTSKEGNDYTQQFLYSAEEVLKICKENNITKAILQSRSPSCGFGKIYDGTFSGKLIDGNGVVADKLFKNGINVVTDEEFKK encoded by the coding sequence ATGAAACCAAAATATATTATTAGTTCTTGTTTAGTTGGGGTAAAATGTAGATACAATGCTACTTGTTCTAACACAGTGAATTTAGTGGATATGATCGATTCTGGTGAAGCAATCCCTGTTTGCCCAGAGGTGATTGCAGGTTTACCTACACCAAGAGAACCAGTGGAAATACAACAGACAGATGATGGTTTGAAGGTGACGAGTAAAGAAGGAAACGATTACACTCAACAGTTTCTCTATTCAGCAGAGGAGGTATTAAAAATCTGTAAGGAAAATAACATAACAAAAGCAATATTACAGTCGAGAAGTCCTTCATGTGGATTTGGAAAAATCTATGATGGGACTTTCTCAGGAAAGCTAATTGATGGCAATGGGGTAGTAGCCGATAAGTTGTTTAAGAATGGAATCAATGTGGTGACGGATGAGGAGTTTAAAAAATAA
- a CDS encoding winged helix-turn-helix transcriptional regulator: MEKRYKTPKECLGKLMPVRDTLDIFQGKWKIQIISVLMYYDECSFKLLKESVKGITSKMLSKELKELEVNQLVEREVIDTRPVTIRYRITPYGESSRDIIIALYNWGVEHRKKIIGKK; encoded by the coding sequence ATGGAAAAAAGATATAAAACACCGAAGGAATGTCTAGGTAAATTAATGCCTGTTAGAGATACTCTTGATATTTTCCAAGGGAAATGGAAGATACAGATTATCAGCGTATTAATGTATTATGATGAATGTAGTTTTAAACTATTAAAAGAATCTGTAAAAGGGATTACATCCAAAATGTTGTCAAAGGAACTAAAAGAACTAGAGGTTAATCAGTTAGTTGAGCGAGAGGTGATAGATACAAGACCAGTCACTATTCGGTATCGTATTACACCTTATGGAGAAAGTAGTAGAGATATTATAATAGCATTATACAATTGGGGGGTAGAGCACCGAAAAAAGATTATTGGGAAGAAATGA
- a CDS encoding haloalkane dehalogenase, protein MNNQIQFIRTPDDAFKNLEDYPYTENYMVLEGGVRMHYVEEGKGNEKTIFLLHGQPSWSYLYRHMIKYFVEAGYHVIAPDLIGFGKSDKPVDPKYHTYTNHVLWMSEFVQNLGINNAISFMQDWGGLIGLRVLAEQPEWLNRLVVSNTALAEVKGIGKYLYPVAMKLMTTLSSNPTIEKFASNKTFGNWSGYFAKAKQPNIGLIMQILTNRSLSQPEMNAYNAPFLDQQFMAGPRTMPQIIATDINEVNDAWKKLKKWEKPVLTLFSDNDPFLAGKGYDTQFQTNFKGAKGQPHITISNASHFLQEDQAKVLVENILNWEEVLQTHSIL, encoded by the coding sequence ATGAATAATCAAATTCAATTTATTCGAACACCTGATGATGCTTTTAAAAACTTAGAAGATTATCCTTATACAGAAAACTATATGGTATTGGAAGGAGGAGTTAGAATGCATTATGTAGAAGAAGGTAAAGGAAATGAAAAGACAATTTTTCTACTACATGGGCAACCTTCATGGAGCTATTTATATAGACATATGATAAAGTATTTTGTTGAAGCAGGTTATCATGTAATAGCTCCAGACTTAATTGGATTTGGGAAATCAGATAAACCTGTTGATCCAAAATATCATACTTATACTAATCATGTACTATGGATGTCTGAATTTGTTCAAAACTTAGGGATTAATAATGCAATCTCATTTATGCAAGACTGGGGCGGCTTGATTGGTTTAAGAGTCTTGGCGGAACAACCTGAATGGTTAAATCGCTTAGTAGTTTCAAATACCGCATTAGCAGAAGTTAAAGGCATAGGTAAATATTTGTATCCGGTTGCCATGAAATTAATGACAACATTAAGTAGTAATCCAACAATAGAAAAGTTTGCTTCAAATAAAACATTTGGGAACTGGAGTGGATACTTTGCAAAAGCAAAACAACCCAATATTGGTCTAATAATGCAGATTTTGACAAATAGATCTTTAAGTCAACCAGAAATGAATGCATACAATGCCCCTTTTCTAGATCAACAATTTATGGCAGGCCCAAGAACAATGCCTCAGATAATAGCAACAGATATCAATGAGGTCAATGACGCGTGGAAGAAATTAAAAAAATGGGAGAAACCCGTATTGACTCTATTCAGTGATAATGATCCTTTTTTAGCAGGAAAAGGATATGATACTCAGTTTCAAACCAATTTTAAAGGTGCAAAAGGTCAGCCACATATCACTATTTCTAATGCTTCACATTTTTTACAAGAGGATCAAGCTAAGGTATTAGTAGAGAACATATTGAATTGGGAAGAAGTCTTGCAGACTCATTCAATTTTATAA